One Glycine soja cultivar W05 chromosome 2, ASM419377v2, whole genome shotgun sequence genomic region harbors:
- the LOC114372088 gene encoding protodermal factor 1-like, which yields MERKMHNPTSSTVLTILLLGVLSQNLVVPVTCTPTSSPTPFTGTSYYWSSNPGRIKEVLGWVGTIGSAFGVGSSNNKIPSNVSLVHALSNTTSDGLGALCREGTASFLNSLVNNKFPYTTPQVRDTFVGSLVSDIAAAAQANLFKMANEGRINP from the exons ATGGAGAGGAAAATGCACAATCCTACTTCTTCCACAGTGTTGACAATATTGCTACTTGGAGTGCTTTCTCAAAACCTTGTCGTCCCTGTAACATGCACTCCCACCTCCTCACCAACTCCCTTCACTGGAACAAGCTA cTATTGGAGCAGTAACCCAGGAAGGATAAAGGAGGTGCTAGGGTGGGTGGGAACCATAGGCAGTGCATTTGGTGTGGGTAGTAGTAATAATAAGATTCCAAGCAATGTGAGCTTGGTACATGCACTTTCCAACACTACAAGTGATGGGCTAGGAGCACTGTGCAGAGAAGGGACAGCTTCCTTTCTCAACTCCTTGGTCAACAACAAGTTCCCTTATACAACCCCACAAGTCAGAGACACTTTTGTAGGATCTCTTGTCTCAGATATCGCTGCAGCAGCACAAGCCAACCTCTTCAAGATGGCTAACGAGGGCCGAATCAACCCATGA
- the LOC114376950 gene encoding protodermal factor 1-like, which translates to MERKMHNPTSSTVLTILLLGVLSQNLVVPVTCTPTSSPTPFTGTSYYWSSNPGRIKEVLGWVGTIGSAFGVGSSNNKIPSNVSLVHALSNTTSDGLGALCREGTASFLNSLVNNKFPYTTPQVRDTFVGSLVSDIAAAAQANLFFNGVL; encoded by the exons ATGGAGAGGAAAATGCACAATCCTACTTCTTCCACAGTGTTGACAATATTGCTACTTGGAGTGCTTTCTCAAAACCTTGTCGTCCCTGTAACATGCACTCCCACCTCCTCACCAACTCCCTTCACTGGAACAAGCTA cTATTGGAGCAGTAACCCAGGAAGGATAAAGGAGGTGCTAGGGTGGGTGGGAACCATAGGCAGTGCATTTGGTGTGGGTAGTAGTAATAATAAGATTCCAAGCAATGTGAGCTTGGTACATGCACTTTCCAACACTACAAGTGATGGGCTAGGAGCACTGTGCAGAGAAGGGACAGCTTCCTTTCTCAACTCCTTGGTCAACAACAAGTTCCCTTATACAACCCCACAAGTCAGAGACACTTTTGTAGGATCTCTTGTCTCAGATATCGCTGCAGCAGCACAAGCCAACCTCTTCTTTAat gGTGTtctgtga
- the LOC114401370 gene encoding protein PATRONUS 2-like, with product MAKFVAPSHLIIKDENLNLHSKKTTKSKNSKTNGKKGGSGTAGRKALNDITNKSSLHHPEAPVKKRNLPKEDINVKEEMFLHDHKKCIEAQNAAMRSFNLETVLPQDDSISILEQIKVPHSPQCYPEPVELPMSQFSDWFDHSMQWSSPPSSPLSWDSPPSPLAWQNEEVEFVLKEEIAVQV from the exons ATGGCTAAGTTTGTTGCTCCTAGCCACCTGATTATCAAAGATGAAAACTTGAATCTTCATTCCAAAA AGACTACTAAGTCGAAGAATTCCAAGACAAATGGAAAGAAAGGCGGTTCAGGGACTGCAGGTCGAAAAGCTCTAAATGATATAACAAACAAAAGTTCACTTCACCACCCTGAAGCCCCGGTTAAGAAAAGGAATTTACCCAAGGAAGATATTAATGTAAAGGAGGAAATGTTCTTGCATGATCACAAGAAGTGCATCGAGGCTCAAAATGCTGCTATGAGAAGTTTCAATCTTGAGACAGTTCTTCCACAAGATG ATTCCATATCTATCCTAGAGCAGATAAAG GTTCCTCATTCCCCTCAATGCTACCCAGAACCTGTAGAATTGCCAATGTCCCAATTTTCTGATTGGTTTGACCATTCAATGCAGTGGAGCTCTCCTCCTTCTTCTCCGTTATCATGGGACTCTCCACCATCTCCCCTTGCATGGCAAAATGAAGAAGTTGAATTTGTTCTGAAGGAAGAAATTGCTGTCCAAGTGTAA
- the LOC114401392 gene encoding mitochondrial fission 1 protein A-like, whose amino-acid sequence MAKLEAKLGMIVDSVGQFFSGKDHLPYCDSDVVAGCEREVLEAEKQSSEEHMQDCLLRLSWALVHSKHPQDVHRGIAMLEASLPATKDPLQQREKLYLLAVGYYRNADYSRSRDLVDRCLALAPDWRQAVTLKKTIEDKITKDGVIGLGIAATAVGLIAGGIAAAVSRKK is encoded by the exons ATGGCGAAACTTGAAGCGAAGCTAGGAATGATCGTGGACTCGGTGGGGCAGTTCTTCTCCGGCAAAGACCATCTTCCTTATTGTGACTCTGACGTCGTCGCT GGATGTGAAAGAGAGGTATTGGAGGCTGAAAAACAATCATCTGAAGAGCATATGCAGGACTGTCTCCTGCGTTTATCATGGGCTCTTGTTCACTCCAAACACCCACAAGATGTGCACCGTGGGATAGCCATGCTTGaag CATCTTTGCCTGCTACAAAGGACCCACTGCAGCAAAGGGAGAAGCTTTATCTTCTGGCTGTTGGATACTATAGAAACGCTGATTATTCAAGGAGTAGGGATCTCGTCGACAGGTGCCTCGCG CTTGCACCCGACTGGAGGCAGGCAGTGACACTCAAGAAGACGATCGAGGATAAGATCACTAAAG ATGGTGTCATTGGCCTGGGCATTGCCGCTACTGCTGTAGGACTTATAGCAGGTGGGATTGCAGCAGCTGTGTCTAGAAAAAAGTGA
- the LOC114401403 gene encoding probable magnesium transporter NIPA3 isoform X1, translating into MGLSKENLKGLILALVSSGFIGASFIIKKQGLRRAAAVSGVRAGVGGYYYLLEPLWWVGMITMIVGEVANFVAYAFAPAVLVTPLGALSIIVSAVLADIILKEKLHNLGILGCIMCIAGSIIIVIHAPKEQPITSVLEIWNMATQPAFLAYVGSVIVLVFILVFHFAPRCGHTNVLVFTGICSLMGSLSVMSVKALGTSLKLTFEGKNQLIYPETWFFMLVVAICVIMQMNYLNKALDTFNTAIVSPIYYVMFTTLTILASVIMFKDWDGQSGGTIVSEICGFIIVLSGTIMLHATKDFERSSSFRGSDPLSPTLSARLFTGNGDSLLKQDEENGSPESNMRSRRQELY; encoded by the exons ATGGGTCTGTCCAAGGAGAATCTGAAAGGTCTCATACTAGCTTTGGTGTCAAGTGGGTTCATTGGGGCAAGTTTTATCATTAAGAAGCAAGGCCTTAGAAGAGCTGCAGCAGTTTCTGGTGTCAGGGCTG GTGTTGGTGGTTATTATTATCTCTTGGAGCCACTATGGTGGGTGGGAATGATCACAA TGATTGTAGGAGAGGTTGCAAACTTCGTTGCATATGCATTTGCTCCAGCAGTCCTAGTTACTCCTCTTGGTGCATTAAGTATTATTGTGAG TGCTGTTTTGGCTGACATTATTCTGAAAGAGAAGCTACACAATCTTGGGATATTGGGCTGTATAATGTGCATTGCTGGTAGTATCATTATTGTTATTCATGCTCCTAAGGAACAACCTATTACATCTGTTCTGGAAATATGGAATATGGCCACTCAACCAG CTTTTCTGGCATATGTGGGCTCAGTAATAGTGTTGGTTTTCATTCTGGTCTTCCATTTTGCACCAAGATGTGGGCATACGAATGTGCTAGTTTTTACTGGAATTTGTTCATTGATGGGTTCCCTCTCT GTGATGAGTGTTAAAGCCCTTGGAACTTCTTTGAAATTAACTTTTGAAGGGAAAAATCAGTTAATCTACCCAGAGACATGGTTTTTTATGTTAGTTGTTGCTATATGTGTCATCATGCAAATGAATTATCTTAATAAG GCTCTTGACACCTTCAACACAGCAATTGTATCTCCTATATACTATGTCATGTTCACAACACTTACAATACTAGCCAGTGTAATAATGTTTAAG GATTGGGATGGACAAAGTGGTGGAACTATTGTGTCAGAAATATGTGGCTTCATCATTGTGCTCTCTGGAACAATAATGTTGCATGCGACTAAGGACTTCGAGAGAAGCTCTTCTTTTAGAG GTAGTGATCCTTTATCGCCTACGCTATCTGCCCGACTTTTTACCGGAAATGGTGACTCATTACTTAAGCAAGATGAGGAAAATGGATCTCCCGAGAGTAATATGCGCTCAAGAAGGCAAGAATTGTATTAG
- the LOC114401403 gene encoding probable magnesium transporter NIPA3 isoform X2 codes for MVGGNDHKILFCMVYCSVIVGEVANFVAYAFAPAVLVTPLGALSIIVSAVLADIILKEKLHNLGILGCIMCIAGSIIIVIHAPKEQPITSVLEIWNMATQPAFLAYVGSVIVLVFILVFHFAPRCGHTNVLVFTGICSLMGSLSVMSVKALGTSLKLTFEGKNQLIYPETWFFMLVVAICVIMQMNYLNKALDTFNTAIVSPIYYVMFTTLTILASVIMFKDWDGQSGGTIVSEICGFIIVLSGTIMLHATKDFERSSSFRGSDPLSPTLSARLFTGNGDSLLKQDEENGSPESNMRSRRQELY; via the exons ATGGTGGGTGGGAATGATCACAA AATTCTTTTCTGTATGGTTTATTGTTCAGTGATTGTAGGAGAGGTTGCAAACTTCGTTGCATATGCATTTGCTCCAGCAGTCCTAGTTACTCCTCTTGGTGCATTAAGTATTATTGTGAG TGCTGTTTTGGCTGACATTATTCTGAAAGAGAAGCTACACAATCTTGGGATATTGGGCTGTATAATGTGCATTGCTGGTAGTATCATTATTGTTATTCATGCTCCTAAGGAACAACCTATTACATCTGTTCTGGAAATATGGAATATGGCCACTCAACCAG CTTTTCTGGCATATGTGGGCTCAGTAATAGTGTTGGTTTTCATTCTGGTCTTCCATTTTGCACCAAGATGTGGGCATACGAATGTGCTAGTTTTTACTGGAATTTGTTCATTGATGGGTTCCCTCTCT GTGATGAGTGTTAAAGCCCTTGGAACTTCTTTGAAATTAACTTTTGAAGGGAAAAATCAGTTAATCTACCCAGAGACATGGTTTTTTATGTTAGTTGTTGCTATATGTGTCATCATGCAAATGAATTATCTTAATAAG GCTCTTGACACCTTCAACACAGCAATTGTATCTCCTATATACTATGTCATGTTCACAACACTTACAATACTAGCCAGTGTAATAATGTTTAAG GATTGGGATGGACAAAGTGGTGGAACTATTGTGTCAGAAATATGTGGCTTCATCATTGTGCTCTCTGGAACAATAATGTTGCATGCGACTAAGGACTTCGAGAGAAGCTCTTCTTTTAGAG GTAGTGATCCTTTATCGCCTACGCTATCTGCCCGACTTTTTACCGGAAATGGTGACTCATTACTTAAGCAAGATGAGGAAAATGGATCTCCCGAGAGTAATATGCGCTCAAGAAGGCAAGAATTGTATTAG